In the Daphnia pulicaria isolate SC F1-1A chromosome 2, SC_F0-13Bv2, whole genome shotgun sequence genome, one interval contains:
- the LOC124326415 gene encoding repetitive proline-rich cell wall protein 1-like isoform X15 — translation MKFFIVGALIAFAAADSYKAAEYEAPKYNTPKYEVPKYEAPKYEAPKYEAPKYEAPKYEAPKYETPKYEAPKYETPKYEEVTYASQPYSFGYDVQDKESYNDFEHNEKSDYNVVSGSYRVVLPDSRIQIVTYKADANGYTADVKYEGEAKYPEYAEPQSKADASYSAPSYKAPEYKQPAYVAPAYTAPSYTTPAYKEPVYTTPAYTTPVYTTPAYTTPAYKAPAAYPKY, via the exons ttCTTTATCGTCGGTGCCCTTATTGCGTTCGCTGCTGCCGATTCCTACAAGGCTGCTGAATACGAAGCCCCAAAATACAAC ACTCCCAAGTACGAGGTTCCTAAATACGAGGCCCCCAAgtacgaggctcctaaatacgaggctcctaaatacgaggctcctaaatacgaggctcctaaatacgagaCTCCCAAGTACGAGGCACCTAAATACGAAACTCCCAAATACGAAGAAGTGACATAC GCCTCTCAACCCTACAGCTTCGGATACGACGTCCAGGATAAAGAATCTTACAATGACTTTGAGCACAACGAGAAGTCCGACTACAACGTAGTCAGCGGATCTTACCGCGTTGTTCTCCCCGACAGCCGCATCCAGATCGTCACCTACAAGGCTGACGCCAACGGATACACCGCTGATGTGAAATACGAAGGGGAAGCCAAGTACCCCGAGTACGCTGAGCCCCAATCCAAAGCTGATGCTTCCTACTCCGCTCCATCATACAAGGCTCCCGAATATAAACAACCGGCCTACGTCGCCCCCGCTTACACCGCGCCATCCTACACTACCCCAGCCTACAAGGAGCCAGTCTACACCACTCCAGCATACACTACTCCAGTCTACACTACTCCAGCCTACACTACTCCAGCCTACAAAGCCCCTGCGGCCTACCCTAAATATTAG
- the LOC124326415 gene encoding repetitive proline-rich cell wall protein 1-like isoform X3, whose protein sequence is MKFFIVGALIAFAAADSYKAAEYEAPKYNISKYEVPKYEAPKYEAPKYEAPKYEAPKYEAPKYEAPKYEAPKYEAPKYEAPKYEAPKYEAPKYEAPKYEAPKYEAPKYETPKYEAPKYETPKYEEVTYASQPYSFGYDVQDKESYNDFEHNEKSDYNVVSGSYRVVLPDSRIQIVTYKADANGYTADVKYEGEAKYPEYAEPQSKADASYSAPSYKAPEYKQPAYVAPAYTAPSYTTPAYKEPVYTTPAYTTPVYTTPAYTTPAYKAPAAYPKY, encoded by the exons ttCTTTATCGTCGGTGCCCTTATTGCGTTCGCTGCTGCCGATTCCTACAAGGCTGCTGAATACGAAGCCCCAAAATACAACATTTCCAAGTACGAGGTTCCTAAATACGAGGCCCCCAAgtacgaggctcctaaatacgaggctcctaaatacgaggctcctaaatacgaggctcctaaatacgaggcCCCTAAATACGAGGCCCCCAAGTACGAGGCTCCTAAGTATGAAGCCCCCAAGTACGAA GCCCCCAAgtacgaggctcctaaatacgaggctcctaaatacgaggctcctaaatacgaggctcctaaatacgagaCTCCCAAGTACGAGGCACCTAAATACGAAACTCCCAAATACGAAGAAGTGACATAC GCCTCTCAACCCTACAGCTTCGGATACGACGTCCAGGATAAAGAATCTTACAATGACTTTGAGCACAACGAGAAGTCCGACTACAACGTAGTCAGCGGATCTTACCGCGTTGTTCTCCCCGACAGCCGCATCCAGATCGTCACCTACAAGGCTGACGCCAACGGATACACCGCTGATGTGAAATACGAAGGGGAAGCCAAGTACCCCGAGTACGCTGAGCCCCAATCCAAAGCTGATGCTTCCTACTCCGCTCCATCATACAAGGCTCCCGAATATAAACAACCGGCCTACGTCGCCCCCGCTTACACCGCGCCATCCTACACTACCCCAGCCTACAAGGAGCCAGTCTACACCACTCCAGCATACACTACTCCAGTCTACACTACTCCAGCCTACACTACTCCAGCCTACAAAGCCCCTGCGGCCTACCCTAAATATTAG
- the LOC124326415 gene encoding repetitive proline-rich cell wall protein 1-like isoform X8, producing MKFFIVGALIAFAAADSYKAAEYEAPKYNISKYEVPKYEAPKYEAPKYEAPKYEAPKYEAPKYEVPKYEAPKYEAPKYEAPKYEAPKYEAPKYETPKYEAPKYETPKYEEVTYASQPYSFGYDVQDKESYNDFEHNEKSDYNVVSGSYRVVLPDSRIQIVTYKADANGYTADVKYEGEAKYPEYAEPQSKADASYSAPSYKAPEYKQPAYVAPAYTAPSYTTPAYKEPVYTTPAYTTPVYTTPAYTTPAYKAPAAYPKY from the exons ttCTTTATCGTCGGTGCCCTTATTGCGTTCGCTGCTGCCGATTCCTACAAGGCTGCTGAATACGAAGCCCCAAAATACAACATTTCCAAGTACGAGGTTCCTAAATACGAGGCCCCCAAgtacgaggctcctaaatacgaggctcctaaatacgaggctcctaaatacgaggctcctaaatacgag GTTCCTAAATACGAGGCCCCCAAgtacgaggctcctaaatacgaggctcctaaatacgaggctcctaaatacgaggctcctaaatacgagaCTCCCAAGTACGAGGCACCTAAATACGAAACTCCCAAATACGAAGAAGTGACATAC GCCTCTCAACCCTACAGCTTCGGATACGACGTCCAGGATAAAGAATCTTACAATGACTTTGAGCACAACGAGAAGTCCGACTACAACGTAGTCAGCGGATCTTACCGCGTTGTTCTCCCCGACAGCCGCATCCAGATCGTCACCTACAAGGCTGACGCCAACGGATACACCGCTGATGTGAAATACGAAGGGGAAGCCAAGTACCCCGAGTACGCTGAGCCCCAATCCAAAGCTGATGCTTCCTACTCCGCTCCATCATACAAGGCTCCCGAATATAAACAACCGGCCTACGTCGCCCCCGCTTACACCGCGCCATCCTACACTACCCCAGCCTACAAGGAGCCAGTCTACACCACTCCAGCATACACTACTCCAGTCTACACTACTCCAGCCTACACTACTCCAGCCTACAAAGCCCCTGCGGCCTACCCTAAATATTAG